ACAGCAGGGTGCCGGTCAGCGGATCGCTGCCGGGGAAGAACAGCTTGTTGAAGACCAGGGCCGCGGCCGATCCGTAGAGGAAGAAGTCGTACCACTCGATCGTCGTGCCGACGAGGCTCGCGCCGACGACTTTCGCGATCGAGTGCTTCTCGGTGCGGGGCATGGGCAACACTCCTTTGTGCCGTGGCGGGAACGTCAGGCGGCGGTCCAGCCGCCGTCGAGGGGGAGGGAAACGCCGGTGATGTGGCCGGCGGACGGGCCGCACAGCCAGCGCACCGCGTCGGCGACCTCGGCCGGGTCGACGAGCCGCTTGATCGCGGCGCGCCGCAGCAGGACCTCGCCGACGATCTCGTCCTCGGGACGGCCGTGCGCAGCGGCCTGGTCGGCGAGCTGGCCGCGGACCAGGGGCGTGTCGACGTAACCCGGGCTGACGCAGTTGCTGGTCACCCCGTGCGGCGCGCCTTCCAGAGCGGCCACTTTGGACAGTCCTTCGAGCGCGTGCTTCGCGGAGACGTACGCGGATTTGAAGGCGCTCGCGCGCAGGCCGTGCACACTGGAGACGTTCACGATGCGACCCCAGTTCTGCGCGTACATGTGCGGCAGCACGTGGCGGATCAGCAGGAACGGCGCGGTGACCATGACCGCGTGCATGCGGGTGAACACCTCGGGCGGGAACTCGGTCAGCGGCGCGACGTGCTGGAAGCCGGCGTTGTTGACGAGGATGTCGACGTCGGCGGGCAGCCCGGCGGCGGCCGCCGGGTCGGCCAGGTCGGCGGTGTGCGCCCAGCCGCCGGTCTCGGCGGCGACCCGCTCGGCGGCGCCGGAGTCGATGTCCACGGCGTGCACCTTCGCCCCGGCCGCGGACAGCGCGACCGCACACGCCCGCCCGATCCCGCTGCCTGCGCCGGTGACCAGCGCGACCCGCCCGTCCCAGTACTCGCTCATGGCGACCGAAGGTAAGCGCCCGGCCGCGGTACGCCTATGTGTCTGTCCACCACAACTTCGCGGACAACCATGGGTCCGTCAACTACTGTCCGTGCCCGGCTCCTGCGCGGCTTCGGTGGCGCGACTCGCGCATCCACTTCGTGACGGCGCTCGCCGGAATAGGTCACCGGCCAGGGTTGTTGCGGTTGGGAAGGGATCTGCGAGGAGGTTCACGAATGGCGACGGTCACCCTGACCAAGGACAACTTCGAAGAGGTCGTCAACT
The sequence above is a segment of the Amycolatopsis viridis genome. Coding sequences within it:
- a CDS encoding 3-hydroxybutyrate dehydrogenase; translated protein: MSEYWDGRVALVTGAGSGIGRACAVALSAAGAKVHAVDIDSGAAERVAAETGGWAHTADLADPAAAAGLPADVDILVNNAGFQHVAPLTEFPPEVFTRMHAVMVTAPFLLIRHVLPHMYAQNWGRIVNVSSVHGLRASAFKSAYVSAKHALEGLSKVAALEGAPHGVTSNCVSPGYVDTPLVRGQLADQAAAHGRPEDEIVGEVLLRRAAIKRLVDPAEVADAVRWLCGPSAGHITGVSLPLDGGWTAA